The following are encoded together in the Blattabacterium cuenoti BPAA genome:
- a CDS encoding M20 family metallo-hydrolase: MSVVDLQVLKEEAIQLLIQIINTPSISEQENKVSFLIEDYLHKYGFHVKRKFNNIWTENHNFYKKNMQKTILLNSHHDTVNPGKSWITDPFTAIQQEDKLIGLGSNDAGASVVSLISTFIYLSTLSKLSYKLVLSITAEEEISGSSGIRSILPELGSIDLGIVGEPTQMQVAIAEKGLIVLDCIAEGKTGHSARNTGINAIYVATKDIEHLRNFSFDRKSDLLGFTTLNVTQIQGGIQHNVIPDICSFVIDIRTNELYKNEELIDIIRKKIHSKMKPRSSHLNSSFINPMHPIVLKAKLIGRNTYGSPTLSDQSIMPFSTIKMGVGDSVRSHTPNEYVLISEIMEGIDIYISLLKDFDF; this comes from the coding sequence ATGTCTGTAGTTGATTTACAAGTTTTAAAGGAAGAAGCCATTCAACTTCTAATTCAGATCATCAATACACCTTCCATATCTGAACAAGAAAATAAGGTCTCTTTTCTGATAGAGGATTATCTTCATAAATATGGATTTCATGTGAAAAGAAAATTTAACAATATATGGACAGAAAATCATAATTTTTATAAAAAAAATATGCAAAAAACCATATTATTAAATTCTCATCATGATACGGTAAACCCAGGAAAAAGTTGGATCACAGATCCTTTTACTGCTATTCAACAAGAAGATAAATTAATCGGATTAGGAAGTAATGATGCTGGAGCTTCTGTTGTTTCATTGATATCTACTTTTATATATTTAAGTACTTTATCAAAGTTGTCTTATAAATTAGTACTTTCTATTACTGCAGAAGAAGAAATATCTGGTTCTTCAGGTATTCGATCAATTTTACCTGAATTGGGATCTATAGATTTAGGAATTGTGGGAGAACCAACACAAATGCAAGTAGCTATTGCTGAAAAAGGGCTTATTGTATTAGATTGTATAGCTGAAGGAAAAACAGGACACTCTGCGAGAAATACGGGAATCAATGCTATTTATGTAGCCACAAAAGATATAGAACACTTGAGAAATTTCTCTTTCGATAGAAAATCGGATTTATTAGGTTTTACTACTTTAAATGTAACTCAAATACAAGGAGGAATACAACATAATGTTATCCCTGATATTTGTTCTTTTGTTATAGATATCAGAACTAATGAATTATATAAAAACGAGGAATTGATTGATATAATACGAAAAAAAATTCATTCTAAAATGAAACCGCGTTCTTCACATTTAAATTCATCTTTCATAAATCCTATGCATCCTATTGTTTTAAAAGCTAAATTAATAGGGAGAAATACTTATGGATCTCCTACTCTTTCAGATCAAAGTATCATGCCTTTTTCTACTATTAAAATGGGAGTAGGAGATAGTGTACGTTCTCATACGCCTAATGAATACGTTTTGATTTCAGAAATCATGGAGGGAATAGATATTTATATCTCTTTGTTGAAAGATTTTGACTTTTGA
- the argB gene encoding acetylglutamate kinase — MKIHIVKIGGHLINDPKSLHDSLEAFCKLQGYKVLIHGGGRKADLISNKMGLFPKMIKGRRVTDKETLDIVVMTYAGIINKNIVARLQSYHCNALGLCGADGNCIQSYLRKMVNIDYGYVGDINVKSVNTHLIKFLLKNNITPVLCSITHNGTGNLLNTNADTIAAYIAMSLAQECEVELHFCFERKGVLRNVQDSESYLKKINFHLFQKMKQSHTITNGMIPKLENAFFAFQNGVSKVSIGLPIHLLNDLNKTILCL; from the coding sequence ATGAAAATCCATATAGTCAAAATTGGAGGTCATTTGATTAATGATCCTAAATCTCTTCATGATTCTTTGGAAGCTTTTTGTAAACTACAAGGATATAAAGTACTGATTCATGGAGGAGGAAGAAAAGCAGATTTGATTTCAAACAAAATGGGTCTTTTTCCAAAAATGATAAAAGGGAGAAGAGTAACAGATAAAGAAACTTTGGATATAGTCGTTATGACTTATGCAGGAATAATCAATAAAAATATTGTGGCGAGATTACAGTCTTATCATTGTAATGCTTTAGGATTGTGTGGAGCAGATGGGAATTGTATCCAATCATATTTACGTAAAATGGTAAATATTGATTATGGATATGTGGGAGATATAAATGTAAAAAGTGTGAATACACATTTAATAAAATTTTTGTTAAAAAATAATATCACTCCTGTATTATGTTCCATCACACATAATGGAACAGGAAATTTACTCAACACGAATGCAGATACAATAGCTGCCTATATAGCGATGTCCTTAGCTCAAGAATGTGAAGTAGAGTTACATTTTTGTTTTGAAAGAAAAGGAGTTTTACGAAATGTACAGGATTCGGAGTCTTATTTAAAAAAAATAAATTTTCATTTATTTCAAAAAATGAAACAAAGTCATACCATAACAAATGGGATGATTCCTAAATTGGAAAATGCTTTTTTTGCATTCCAAAATGGAGTCTCTAAGGTTAGTATAGGCCTACCGATCCATTTATTAAATGATCTTAATAAGACGATCTTATGTCTGTAG
- the trxA gene encoding thioredoxin, whose product MLQEINDENFEQLISESEKPILVDFWAPWCSPCRALSVLLEEIFSEYHTKVLVFKLNVDNNPKASSKYGIRSIPTMIFFKNGEKKDIHIGILSKEDIRKKLDALINS is encoded by the coding sequence ATGTTACAAGAAATAAACGATGAAAATTTTGAACAGTTGATTTCTGAATCAGAAAAACCTATTCTGGTAGATTTTTGGGCACCATGGTGTTCCCCATGTAGAGCTTTATCTGTTCTATTAGAAGAAATTTTTTCTGAATATCATACCAAAGTATTAGTTTTTAAGTTGAATGTAGATAACAACCCAAAAGCTTCTTCTAAATATGGGATCCGTAGCATTCCTACTATGATTTTTTTTAAAAATGGAGAAAAAAAAGATATTCATATTGGAATTCTTTCTAAAGAAGATATAAGAAAAAAATTAGATGCTTTAATCAATTCATAA
- the ribB gene encoding 3,4-dihydroxy-2-butanone-4-phosphate synthase — protein sequence MVFDLNEIEEAIQDIQNGKIIIVVDDKNRENEGDFIVAAEKITPEIVNFLITHGRGLVCVSLTEEKCDQLELQMMVKNNTDPRNTAFTVSVDLRGYGVSTGISASDRAKTILALVHEIKPEAFNKPGHIFPLRAKKGGVLERPGHTEAAIDITRIAKCIPGGVLVEILNKDGSMARLPQLIQIAKKFHMKIISIEDFIKYKIKHKKS from the coding sequence ATGGTTTTTGATTTAAATGAAATTGAAGAGGCCATACAGGATATCCAAAATGGAAAAATTATTATCGTGGTTGATGATAAAAATCGTGAAAATGAAGGAGATTTTATAGTAGCTGCTGAAAAAATTACTCCTGAAATTGTAAATTTTCTCATTACCCATGGTAGAGGATTAGTTTGTGTTTCCTTAACGGAAGAAAAATGTGATCAATTAGAACTTCAAATGATGGTAAAAAATAATACAGATCCTAGAAATACGGCTTTCACCGTATCCGTAGATTTACGAGGATATGGCGTTAGCACTGGCATTTCTGCTTCAGATAGAGCCAAGACTATTCTTGCCCTAGTTCATGAAATCAAACCAGAAGCATTCAACAAACCAGGACATATATTTCCTCTACGCGCAAAAAAAGGAGGAGTCTTAGAAAGGCCTGGACATACAGAGGCTGCTATCGATATAACTAGAATAGCAAAATGCATTCCTGGAGGAGTATTGGTAGAAATTCTGAATAAAGATGGATCTATGGCCCGTTTACCACAACTGATTCAGATCGCAAAAAAATTTCATATGAAAATCATATCCATAGAAGATTTTATTAAATATAAAATAAAACATAAAAAATCATGA
- the carB gene encoding carbamoyl-phosphate synthase (glutamine-hydrolyzing) large subunit — translation MKIDKVLILGSGALKIGEAGEFDYSGTQALKALKEEGIYTILMNPNIATVQTSKEIADKVYFLPLTLFFIKRVIDKERPQGILLSFGGQTALNCGIQLFQEGIIEKYKIQVLGTSIESIIHSEDRNLFRNRLTHINIKTAKSFVVYSMDDAVSYSLEIGFPIIIRSAYTLGGLGSGFAKNVHDLKKIVSKAFSYSSQIVVEEYLEGWKEIEYEIVRDQYDNCISVCNMENFDPIGIHTGESIVVAPSQTLTNSEYYNLRKLAIHIARDFHIVGECNVQFALDPSSEDYRVIEVNARLSRSSALASKATGYPLAFIAAKLSLGYGLHELKNSVTKNTSAFFEPALDYVVCKIPRWDLKKFYGVSNRIGSSMKSVGEVMAIGGSFEEALQKGIRMLDIEMQGFINIMNKKKLKSAKFLKESLKKPTDQRIFFLEEALEEGLSIKEIHHLTKIDPWFLYQLDNIFQTKKNIDRFENFMDLPEELLRKAKKEGFSDIQIASIFYKKNRNHNISNLEKKIREHRKAKNIVPHVRQIDTLASEYPAHTNYLYLTYHAIQHDILYEKDEKSVITLGSGVYRIGSSVEFDWCCVNALNTIHKESYRSIMINYNPETVSTDFDLCDRLYFEELTLERVLDIIELEKPKGTIVSMGGQIPNNLVLKLYEKKVKILGTSPVSIDKVENRYKFSNAMDHLKIKQPKWKELSDFDAIHQFIKEVDFPILVRPSYVLSGADMNVISNLEELQHYLREKVSISSEYPLIITEFIKNAKEIELDAVSQNGEILYYAISEHVEFAGVHSGDATLVYPPHNLYLSTLKEIIRISEKISKYFNISGPFNIQFLSKDNEIKVIECNLRASRSFPFVSKVSHFNMIELATQVLLGKKRKKLEPNFFITNYLGVKASQFSFSRLQDADPILGVDMASTGEVGCLGDTFDEALLKSMLSVGFTVPKKNILISGGPIESKLDLLEVTKLLYQKGYILFATEGTNSFLSHNGIPSIKVYWPNVKKYSNVIELIKNRKLDLIINIPKNLSKSELNNDYAIRRYAVDFNIPLLTNARLAKAFIQAFCNLSIDQLLIKAWDEY, via the coding sequence ATGAAAATAGATAAAGTACTCATCCTGGGATCAGGTGCATTAAAAATAGGAGAAGCTGGTGAATTTGATTATTCTGGAACACAAGCATTAAAAGCCCTTAAAGAGGAGGGTATTTATACTATATTGATGAATCCAAATATTGCCACAGTTCAAACTTCGAAAGAAATTGCTGATAAAGTTTATTTTCTTCCTTTGACTTTATTTTTTATTAAACGTGTAATAGACAAGGAAAGACCACAAGGAATTTTACTATCTTTTGGTGGACAGACTGCATTGAATTGTGGAATTCAGCTTTTTCAAGAAGGGATTATAGAAAAATATAAAATTCAAGTTTTAGGAACATCTATTGAATCTATTATTCACAGTGAAGATAGAAACTTATTTAGAAATAGGTTAACTCATATTAACATCAAGACGGCAAAAAGTTTTGTGGTCTATTCTATGGATGATGCCGTTTCCTATTCTTTAGAAATAGGATTTCCTATTATCATTAGATCCGCTTATACCCTTGGAGGGTTAGGGAGTGGTTTTGCTAAAAATGTTCATGATTTAAAAAAGATAGTAAGTAAGGCTTTTTCTTACTCTTCTCAAATTGTTGTAGAAGAATATTTAGAAGGATGGAAAGAGATTGAATATGAAATAGTTAGAGATCAATATGATAATTGTATTTCTGTATGCAATATGGAAAATTTTGATCCCATAGGAATTCACACAGGAGAAAGTATTGTTGTAGCACCGTCACAAACCTTAACAAATTCTGAATATTATAATTTAAGAAAATTAGCAATACATATAGCTAGAGATTTTCATATAGTAGGAGAATGTAATGTTCAGTTTGCGTTAGATCCTAGTTCAGAAGATTATCGTGTTATTGAAGTGAATGCACGTCTTTCTCGCTCTAGTGCTCTTGCTTCTAAAGCAACAGGTTATCCTTTAGCTTTTATTGCCGCTAAATTATCTTTAGGATACGGATTGCACGAATTAAAAAATTCTGTAACTAAAAATACTTCTGCTTTTTTTGAACCTGCGTTGGATTATGTAGTATGTAAAATTCCTAGATGGGATCTAAAGAAATTTTATGGTGTTTCCAATAGGATTGGAAGTAGTATGAAAAGTGTAGGAGAAGTTATGGCAATTGGTGGTTCTTTTGAAGAAGCCTTACAAAAAGGAATTCGGATGTTAGATATAGAGATGCAAGGTTTCATTAATATTATGAATAAAAAAAAATTGAAATCTGCTAAATTTCTGAAAGAATCTCTAAAAAAACCTACAGATCAAAGAATTTTCTTTTTAGAAGAAGCTTTAGAAGAAGGTCTTTCTATAAAAGAAATACATCATTTGACAAAGATCGACCCATGGTTTTTATACCAACTTGATAATATTTTTCAAACAAAAAAAAATATAGATCGTTTTGAGAATTTTATGGATCTTCCGGAAGAATTGTTACGAAAAGCCAAAAAAGAAGGGTTCTCTGATATACAAATAGCTAGTATTTTTTATAAAAAAAATAGAAATCACAATATTTCTAATTTAGAAAAAAAAATCAGAGAACATAGAAAAGCGAAAAACATAGTTCCACATGTAAGACAAATTGATACTTTAGCTTCTGAATATCCAGCACATACAAATTATTTATATTTAACATATCATGCCATTCAACATGATATTCTTTATGAAAAAGATGAAAAATCTGTTATTACATTAGGATCTGGTGTTTATAGAATTGGAAGTAGTGTAGAATTCGATTGGTGTTGTGTCAATGCATTAAATACGATTCATAAAGAATCTTACAGATCTATAATGATAAATTATAATCCAGAAACTGTCAGCACTGATTTTGATCTATGTGATAGATTATATTTTGAAGAACTGACTTTAGAACGTGTATTAGATATTATTGAATTAGAAAAACCTAAAGGAACAATTGTATCTATGGGAGGACAAATTCCTAATAATTTAGTTTTAAAACTTTATGAAAAAAAGGTGAAAATTTTAGGGACCTCTCCTGTTTCCATAGACAAAGTGGAGAATAGATATAAATTTTCTAATGCGATGGATCATTTAAAAATTAAACAACCAAAATGGAAAGAATTATCCGATTTTGATGCCATTCATCAATTTATAAAAGAAGTAGATTTTCCTATATTGGTTAGACCTTCTTACGTTCTTTCTGGAGCGGATATGAATGTGATTTCTAATCTAGAGGAACTGCAGCATTATCTTCGTGAAAAAGTATCTATATCTTCTGAATATCCATTAATTATTACAGAATTTATTAAAAATGCTAAAGAGATTGAATTAGATGCCGTTTCTCAAAACGGAGAAATTTTGTATTATGCTATATCAGAACACGTAGAATTTGCAGGAGTACATTCAGGAGATGCAACACTGGTATATCCTCCACATAATCTATATTTATCTACATTGAAAGAAATCATTCGTATATCTGAAAAAATATCCAAATATTTTAACATATCTGGTCCTTTCAATATTCAATTTTTATCTAAAGATAATGAAATAAAAGTAATTGAATGCAATTTGAGAGCTTCCAGAAGTTTTCCTTTTGTATCAAAAGTCTCTCATTTTAATATGATTGAATTAGCAACTCAAGTTCTCCTTGGAAAGAAGAGAAAGAAATTAGAACCTAATTTTTTTATTACCAATTACTTGGGTGTAAAAGCTTCTCAATTTTCTTTTTCCCGTTTGCAAGATGCCGATCCTATTTTGGGTGTAGATATGGCTTCCACAGGAGAAGTGGGATGTTTAGGGGATACTTTTGATGAGGCGCTTTTAAAATCTATGCTTTCTGTTGGTTTCACCGTTCCCAAAAAAAATATATTGATATCTGGAGGACCTATTGAATCTAAATTAGATCTTTTAGAAGTAACAAAACTTTTGTATCAAAAAGGATATATATTGTTTGCGACAGAAGGGACTAATAGTTTTTTATCTCATAATGGAATTCCTTCAATCAAAGTTTATTGGCCTAACGTAAAAAAATATTCAAATGTTATTGAGTTAATAAAAAATAGAAAATTGGATCTTATTATTAATATTCCAAAGAATTTAAGTAAATCAGAATTGAATAATGATTACGCTATTAGACGTTATGCCGTAGATTTTAATATTCCTCTACTCACTAATGCGCGTTTAGCAAAAGCTTTTATACAAGCATTTTGTAATTTATCTATAGATCAATTATTAATTAAAGCTTGGGATGAATATTGA
- a CDS encoding N-acetylornithine carbamoyltransferase yields MKRFFSVEDVIDVHDLIKDALLLKKNPYDFHHIGRNKTIGLVFFNPSLRTRISCQKAAFNLGCHTWVLDVHKDSWTIEMNDGNVMNFTQEHLKEAISVMSMYCDILAVRTFPNLFDRDYDDQEIIFNKILNYSRVPVVNMESATLHPLQSLADVMTIAEFTSFFRKRCKVVLSWAPHVKSLPHSVANSFSQWVSKIKQIDFTITCPERYNLHKRFSNGAYTTHHQNEAFINADFIYAKNWSSYLDYGKILCKNSDWMITEKKMKLTNQAKFMHCLPVRRNVVVEDAVLDSSKYSIVLQQAKNRIYASQIIFLRMLQSLS; encoded by the coding sequence ATGAAAAGATTTTTTAGCGTAGAAGATGTTATAGATGTACATGATCTCATTAAAGATGCTCTACTTTTGAAAAAAAATCCATATGATTTTCATCATATTGGAAGAAATAAAACAATCGGATTGGTTTTTTTTAATCCTAGTTTGCGTACAAGAATTAGTTGTCAAAAAGCGGCTTTTAACTTAGGATGTCATACTTGGGTATTAGATGTTCATAAAGATTCTTGGACAATTGAAATGAATGATGGGAATGTTATGAATTTTACACAAGAACATCTTAAAGAAGCTATTTCTGTAATGAGTATGTATTGTGATATTCTTGCAGTAAGAACTTTTCCGAATCTTTTCGATAGAGATTATGATGATCAAGAAATTATTTTTAATAAAATATTAAATTATTCCAGAGTTCCAGTAGTAAATATGGAAAGTGCAACCTTGCATCCTTTACAATCTTTGGCAGATGTGATGACTATTGCAGAATTTACATCCTTTTTTAGAAAAAGATGTAAAGTAGTATTAAGTTGGGCTCCTCATGTAAAATCATTACCTCATTCCGTTGCGAATTCTTTTTCTCAATGGGTATCAAAAATAAAACAGATAGATTTTACGATTACATGTCCAGAAAGATACAATTTACATAAAAGATTTTCTAATGGAGCTTATACTACACATCATCAAAATGAAGCATTTATAAATGCAGATTTTATTTATGCTAAAAATTGGAGTAGTTATTTAGATTATGGAAAAATTCTTTGTAAAAATTCCGATTGGATGATTACTGAAAAGAAAATGAAACTAACCAATCAAGCTAAATTTATGCACTGTTTACCTGTAAGAAGAAATGTGGTAGTGGAAGATGCGGTTTTAGATAGTAGTAAATATTCTATTGTGTTGCAACAAGCAAAAAATAGAATTTACGCTTCGCAAATAATTTTTTTAAGAATGTTACAATCTTTATCATGA
- a CDS encoding aspartate aminotransferase family protein: MKLFDVYPILDIELSKSKGSYVFDVQGNMYLDFYGGHAVISIGHSHPHYVEALIEQIHKISYYSNSVYISQKNKLASLLGNISGYKDYSLFICNSGTESNENALKIASFYTGKKKVIAFKGSFHGRTSGSLSVTDNYKLISPFNAQHETIFINYQDFDSLEEKLRNQDICAVITEGIQGVSGIIDPGLDFFYQVESFCKKYNTILILDEVQSGYGRTGTFFSHQLYPIKPDLITVAKGMGNGFPIGGVLIHPKFQPYYGMLGTTFGGNHLACTAGIAVLEILKKEKLIENAKKMGKIFLKELRIISEIKEIRGRGLMIGLEFDFPILDLKNVLVYKEKVFVGTSNNPYVLRLLPPLNINENHIKLFLKKLKNALAYLYGK, translated from the coding sequence ATGAAATTATTTGACGTTTATCCTATTTTAGATATAGAATTGAGTAAGAGTAAAGGATCTTATGTTTTTGATGTACAAGGGAATATGTATTTAGATTTTTATGGAGGACATGCTGTGATTTCCATTGGACATTCGCATCCACATTATGTGGAAGCTTTAATTGAACAAATTCATAAAATATCCTATTATTCTAATAGCGTTTATATTTCTCAAAAAAATAAATTAGCTTCTCTACTTGGAAATATTTCAGGATATAAAGATTATTCATTGTTTATATGTAATTCTGGCACAGAATCTAATGAAAATGCATTGAAAATAGCTTCTTTTTATACAGGAAAAAAAAAAGTGATTGCTTTTAAAGGTTCTTTTCATGGAAGAACAAGTGGAAGTCTATCTGTAACGGATAACTACAAATTGATATCCCCTTTTAATGCTCAACATGAAACGATATTTATCAATTATCAAGATTTTGATTCTTTAGAAGAAAAATTAAGAAATCAAGATATTTGTGCTGTAATTACTGAAGGAATACAAGGTGTATCTGGAATTATAGATCCCGGTTTAGATTTTTTTTATCAAGTAGAAAGTTTTTGCAAAAAATACAATACAATATTGATTCTAGATGAGGTACAAAGTGGATATGGAAGAACAGGTACTTTTTTTTCTCACCAATTGTATCCTATAAAACCAGATTTGATTACTGTAGCTAAAGGAATGGGAAATGGATTTCCTATAGGAGGAGTACTCATACATCCTAAATTTCAACCATATTATGGAATGTTAGGAACAACTTTCGGAGGAAATCATTTAGCTTGTACAGCTGGTATTGCTGTATTGGAAATTCTTAAAAAAGAAAAATTAATTGAAAATGCAAAAAAAATGGGAAAAATATTCTTAAAAGAATTACGGATCATTTCTGAAATTAAAGAAATTAGGGGAAGAGGACTGATGATCGGGTTAGAATTTGATTTTCCCATTCTGGATTTGAAAAATGTTTTAGTTTATAAAGAAAAAGTCTTTGTGGGAACATCTAATAATCCATATGTTTTGCGATTACTTCCTCCATTAAATATTAATGAAAATCATATAAAATTATTCCTGAAAAAGTTAAAGAACGCCTTAGCGTATCTATATGGAAAATAG
- the carA gene encoding glutamine-hydrolyzing carbamoyl-phosphate synthase small subunit codes for MENSKKKIKKAILVLEDGTRYEADHFGAPVSSSGEVVFNTAMTGYPESITDPSYKGQILTYTYPIIGNYGIPSSSSKESISEFYESDRIQVSGLIISYYSNRPYHWNMNQSLSNWLYKNGIPGIYGIDTRFIAKKLRKSGGSMLGKILMKNEDLPFYDPNQDNLSEKVSIHEKIVYGNGKYKILLVDFGLKNNILRCLLRRDCSIIRVPWDYDFTKEEYDGLVLSNGPGNPKVYKKPIHYIRRALKKEQPIFGICLGNQLLGIAAGGDTYKLKYAHRSHNQPVFSLKTGKSFITSQNHGYVLDARNLSIEWKIFFKNLNDETCEGIIHNDKPFFSVQFHPEASSGPQDTEFLFDVFIDSIKKSKYN; via the coding sequence ATGGAAAATAGTAAAAAAAAAATAAAAAAAGCGATACTTGTATTAGAAGACGGAACTCGGTATGAAGCTGATCATTTTGGAGCACCAGTATCTTCTTCTGGAGAAGTTGTATTTAATACGGCTATGACCGGTTATCCAGAAAGTATAACAGATCCCTCTTACAAGGGGCAAATATTGACTTATACTTATCCCATAATAGGAAATTATGGAATTCCATCTTCTTCTAGTAAAGAATCTATTTCTGAATTTTATGAATCTGATAGGATTCAAGTATCCGGACTTATTATTTCTTATTATTCTAATCGTCCGTATCATTGGAATATGAATCAATCTCTATCGAATTGGTTGTATAAAAATGGGATTCCTGGAATCTATGGGATAGATACTAGATTCATTGCAAAAAAACTTAGAAAAAGTGGAGGATCCATGTTAGGTAAAATTTTAATGAAAAATGAAGATCTTCCTTTTTATGATCCGAATCAGGATAATCTTTCTGAAAAAGTATCGATACATGAAAAAATTGTGTATGGAAATGGAAAATACAAAATATTACTTGTAGATTTTGGGTTAAAGAATAATATTTTACGTTGTCTTTTACGAAGAGATTGTTCTATTATCAGAGTTCCATGGGATTATGATTTTACAAAAGAAGAATATGATGGATTGGTTCTTTCTAATGGACCTGGAAATCCTAAAGTTTATAAAAAACCGATACATTATATTCGTAGAGCTTTGAAGAAAGAACAACCTATATTTGGAATATGTTTGGGAAATCAACTTTTAGGGATAGCAGCAGGAGGAGATACTTATAAATTAAAATATGCACATAGAAGTCATAATCAACCAGTTTTTTCATTAAAAACAGGAAAAAGTTTTATTACATCACAAAATCATGGATATGTTTTGGATGCAAGAAATCTTTCTATAGAATGGAAAATATTTTTTAAAAATTTAAATGATGAAACTTGCGAAGGGATCATTCATAATGATAAACCTTTTTTTTCGGTCCAGTTTCATCCAGAAGCTTCAAGTGGGCCTCAAGATACCGAATTTTTATTCGATGTTTTTATAGATTCAATTAAAAAAAGTAAATATAATTAA
- the argC gene encoding N-acetyl-gamma-glutamyl-phosphate reductase codes for MIEIGIIGGAGYTAGELIRLMIHHPKIRIKNIVSKSHTGELIHLIHQDLLGEIEIKNRRFIHDLSKEIDIVFLCSGHGESRKELHHISENIKVIDLSQDFRIKIQSIFNNRNFVYGLPELQKETIKKSNNIANPGCFATAILLAILPLAKNQLLKKDIHISAITGSTGSGRKLSDTNHFSWRTNNISAYKIFKHQHLQEIEQTIHQVQNNFVSKIYFVPYRGNFSRGIITTLYTYSILSLKENQEIYKEYYTNHPFVMISDINIDIKQVINTNKCILYLIQDKNQLIVISIIDNLIKGASGQAIQNMNLMFGFDETCGLRLKSVRF; via the coding sequence ATGATTGAAATAGGTATTATAGGAGGAGCTGGATACACTGCTGGAGAATTGATTCGATTGATGATTCATCATCCAAAAATTAGGATTAAGAATATAGTTAGTAAAAGTCATACAGGAGAATTGATTCATTTAATTCATCAAGATTTATTAGGAGAAATAGAAATCAAAAATAGAAGGTTTATCCATGATTTAAGCAAAGAAATAGATATTGTATTTCTTTGTTCTGGACATGGAGAATCTAGAAAAGAATTGCATCATATATCAGAAAATATAAAAGTGATTGATTTGAGTCAAGATTTTAGAATCAAAATTCAATCCATTTTTAACAATAGAAATTTTGTTTATGGATTACCAGAATTACAAAAAGAAACAATCAAAAAATCAAACAATATAGCCAATCCTGGATGTTTTGCCACAGCCATTTTATTAGCTATTTTACCATTAGCTAAAAATCAATTATTAAAAAAAGATATTCATATTAGTGCCATTACAGGTTCTACAGGATCCGGAAGAAAATTAAGTGACACCAATCATTTTAGTTGGAGAACTAATAATATTTCTGCTTATAAAATTTTTAAACATCAACATTTGCAGGAAATTGAACAAACCATTCATCAAGTACAAAACAATTTTGTTTCTAAAATTTATTTTGTTCCTTACAGAGGAAATTTCTCTAGAGGAATTATAACTACTTTATATACTTATTCTATTCTTTCTTTGAAAGAAAATCAAGAAATCTATAAAGAATATTATACAAATCATCCATTTGTAATGATTTCTGATATTAACATTGATATTAAACAAGTGATCAATACCAATAAATGTATTTTATATCTTATTCAGGATAAAAATCAACTGATTGTTATAAGCATCATTGATAATCTCATAAAAGGAGCTTCTGGTCAAGCCATACAAAATATGAATCTTATGTTTGGGTTTGATGAAACTTGTGGTTTAAGATTAAAATCCGTTCGTTTTTAA